From the genome of Bacteroidota bacterium, one region includes:
- a CDS encoding ATP-binding cassette domain-containing protein → MITLKHVSKAFGNHTVLNDISVCFERGKTNLIIGQSGSGKTVLLKSIVGLNDIDQGDILYGDVIFNKLDFSAKKEIRKKIGMIFQGGALFDWATVEENIIFPLDMFTTMSKAEKIERANFCLKRVNLVNINSLYPSELSGGMKKRVAIARAISLKPEYLFCDEPNSGLDPQTSILIDNLIKEITIEYNITTLINTHDMNSVMEIGDKVVYIYKGIKYWEGTKEEIFLSENKELNNFIFASPMSKRIKNLMK, encoded by the coding sequence TTTAAAACATGTTTCGAAGGCATTTGGAAATCATACGGTACTTAATGATATATCCGTTTGTTTTGAGCGAGGGAAAACCAATTTAATTATTGGCCAGAGCGGTTCCGGGAAAACGGTTCTTCTTAAGTCTATTGTTGGGCTAAATGATATTGATCAGGGAGATATACTTTACGGGGATGTTATTTTTAATAAGCTTGATTTTAGTGCCAAAAAAGAAATCAGAAAGAAGATAGGAATGATCTTCCAGGGAGGCGCTTTATTTGATTGGGCAACTGTTGAGGAAAATATTATTTTCCCCCTGGATATGTTCACCACCATGTCTAAAGCAGAAAAAATTGAACGGGCTAATTTTTGTTTAAAACGGGTAAATCTTGTCAATATCAATTCCCTTTATCCTTCGGAACTTAGCGGAGGAATGAAAAAGCGAGTAGCCATTGCCCGTGCTATATCTTTAAAACCAGAATACCTTTTTTGTGATGAACCTAATTCGGGGTTAGATCCTCAAACTTCAATTTTGATTGATAATTTGATTAAAGAAATTACCATTGAATATAATATTACCACCCTGATCAATACCCACGACATGAATTCGGTGATGGAAATAGGTGATAAAGTAGTATATATTTATAAAGGGATAAAATATTGGGAAGGGACAAAAGAAGAGATTTTTCTGTCAGAAAATAAAGAGCTGAATAATTTTATTTTTGCTTCTCCTATGAGTAAAAGAATCAAGAATCTGATGAAGTAA